The Ornithodoros turicata isolate Travis chromosome 7, ASM3712646v1, whole genome shotgun sequence genome includes a region encoding these proteins:
- the LOC135399959 gene encoding transmembrane protein 229B-like has translation MSGQFHHNAVAPSLRHPFSRQLSTFFRLYVYGLHGYFTEVMFTALWDLIANANAKLAGCSSVWSLFIYALSCWVIEVMYLRLEARRVPMLLRGLIYLTWIYVWEFSTGWFLGLFGACPWDYTPLPLNLFGLITFEYAPLWYASSLVLEQVLVKNLLRLRWMDGNEEFHRVFPGNNLVNGYAYDFDKCD, from the coding sequence ATGTCTGGCCAGTTCCACCACAACGCAGTCGCCCCCTCCCTCCGCCACCCGTTCTCCCGCCAACTGTCCACGTTCTTCCGGCTGTACGTGTACGGCCTGCACGGCTATTTTACCGAGGTCATGTTCACCGCTCTCTGGGACCTCATAGCGAACGCCAACGCTAAACTGGCGGGATGTTCCAGCGTCTGGTCCCTCTTCATCTACGCGCTGTCCTGCTGGGTCATCGAGGTCATGTACCTCAGGCTAGAAGCCCGTCGGGTCCCCATGCTTCTCCGTGGCCTTATCTATCTCACGTGGATCTACGTGTGGGAGTTTAGCACAGGGTGGTTCTTGGGGCTCTTCGGAGCCTGTCCCTGGGACTACACGCCTTTGCCGCTAAATTTGTTCGGCTTGATTACCTTCGAGTACGCGCCGCTCTGGTACGCGTCCTCGCTGGTGCTGGAGCAAGTGCTCGTGAAGAATCTGCTGCGGTTGAGGTGGATGGATGGGAATGAAGAGTTCCACAGGGTTTTTCCCGGGAACAATTTAGTTAACGGTTACGCGTACGACTTTGATAAGTGTGATTGA